One region of Fibrobacter sp. genomic DNA includes:
- a CDS encoding glycosyltransferase yields the protein MPQAPFTIVDFNNFWSPSGGGVRRYHLQKMAFYENRQDVLSVFVMPDSRTFTEKRGTGLIIEHVDAYRFPGNWEYRFIWKQKQIRPILKKYMPQVIEVGSPYILPTVVRRAAKRICPEAILLSFWHADFPVTYVGRPVANKLGRFFGSIAERVAFWYARQEFRKFDGIQVSCKEVMDRLEKRHLPHSHWIPLGCDIQMFSPSKRDEALVADFKSGNPDRLTIFFPHRFCEEKGIELLLGAYDELTERLGVEPEIILAGTGPYLPQVKEAVQKYKHIRYVGFIKSIDEMARHYASVDMGLALSGWETFGLSILESMASGNAQIGASTGAAFEHVTESGAGKILQERTPHALAEAIVELYRSDMQAMKQKARAYAEKFSWNDCFGRQLDLYRKLYQAKRNS from the coding sequence ATGCCGCAAGCGCCCTTCACCATCGTCGATTTCAACAACTTCTGGAGTCCGTCTGGAGGCGGTGTTCGGCGTTATCACCTGCAAAAGATGGCGTTCTACGAAAACCGCCAGGATGTACTGAGCGTATTCGTGATGCCCGACAGCCGCACCTTCACCGAAAAAAGAGGAACGGGGCTCATTATCGAGCATGTTGATGCCTACCGATTCCCCGGAAACTGGGAATACCGCTTTATCTGGAAGCAAAAGCAGATTCGCCCAATCCTGAAAAAGTACATGCCCCAGGTCATCGAGGTGGGTTCTCCCTACATTTTGCCAACTGTAGTCCGCAGGGCTGCCAAGAGGATTTGCCCTGAAGCCATACTCCTCAGTTTCTGGCACGCCGACTTCCCTGTCACCTATGTGGGTCGCCCTGTTGCAAACAAACTAGGCCGTTTTTTCGGTAGCATTGCCGAGCGGGTCGCCTTCTGGTACGCCCGACAGGAATTCAGGAAGTTCGACGGAATTCAGGTCTCTTGCAAGGAGGTGATGGACCGACTGGAAAAGCGCCACCTCCCCCACAGCCACTGGATTCCCCTGGGTTGCGACATCCAGATGTTTTCGCCCTCCAAGCGGGACGAGGCCCTGGTGGCCGACTTCAAGAGCGGAAACCCCGACAGGCTTACCATATTTTTCCCTCACCGGTTTTGCGAAGAAAAAGGCATTGAACTTTTGCTTGGAGCCTACGACGAACTGACGGAGCGGCTAGGCGTCGAGCCGGAAATCATCTTGGCGGGCACGGGGCCGTATCTGCCCCAAGTTAAAGAGGCTGTACAAAAGTACAAGCACATCCGCTATGTAGGCTTTATCAAGTCCATCGACGAAATGGCCCGTCACTACGCCAGCGTAGACATGGGGCTTGCCCTTTCGGGCTGGGAAACCTTCGGGCTTTCTATCCTGGAAAGCATGGCCAGCGGAAATGCCCAGATTGGAGCCTCTACCGGAGCCGCCTTTGAACACGTGACGGAATCGGGAGCGGGCAAAATTCTTCAGGAGCGCACCCCACATGCCCTGGCAGAGGCCATCGTGGAGCTGTACCGCTCCGATATGCAGGCCATGAAACAAAAGGCCCGAGCCTACGCCGAGAAATTCAGCTGGAACGACTGTTTTGGGCGTCAGCTCGACCTATACCGAAAACTTTATCAAGCAAAGAGGAACTCATGA
- a CDS encoding Dabb family protein: protein MIRHIVFWKLKAEAEGATAKENGQKMVDAFHALEGKIPGLVSIESGLNFGKAELGNGDVEYDIALDTTFRTKEALDFYQGHPEHQAIVAFVKKVVTERRAVDFEF, encoded by the coding sequence ATGATCAGACACATCGTATTCTGGAAACTGAAGGCCGAAGCCGAAGGCGCCACCGCCAAGGAAAACGGCCAAAAGATGGTGGACGCCTTCCACGCCCTGGAAGGTAAAATTCCCGGTCTCGTGAGCATCGAATCTGGACTGAACTTCGGCAAGGCCGAACTCGGTAATGGCGACGTGGAATACGACATTGCCCTGGACACCACCTTCCGCACCAAGGAAGCCCTCGATTTCTATCAAGGCCACCCGGAACACCAAGCTATCGTCGCCTTCGTGAAGAAGGTAGTCACCGAACGCCGGGCGGTAGATTTCGAGTTCTAG
- a CDS encoding UbiD family decarboxylase, whose translation MYATLEQALLDLERAGLLKRIHDEVDPNLEMAEMARIAFEKGGPALLFENVKGSKFPAVANLYGTQQRMDFLFRDTLECTKAAVLFKSNPVDFFKHPHLGNLILAAKAGLHSLPVQNGSLADFEECSLQDLPQIKCAPDDGGAFLTLPQVASRPGKSASVMTTNLGMYRIQISGNEYSPDECGLHYQIKRDIARHHQKAIEEGRPLKVSIFLGGPPAHTIAAIMPMPENLSELLFAGMLSGRRFRYFVHNGYFVSSDADFCILGEMAPDLKPEGPFADHVGYYSGKHLFPYLKVKKVLCKKNAIYPFTVVGRPPQEDTLFGNFIHKVTKPMVPASLPGVHAVHAVDAAGVHPLCLALGSESFRPYVKPEEREPMELLKTANALLGFNQVSLTKYLMIAAKEDNPKLDVNKIPEFFGHVLERMRTDRDLHFQTETTTDTLDYTGSSLNHGSKLVIAAAGPKIRDLRNDTADLQSLHLPAAFTDAKIVMPGVVVLKWNSGMAESFKSGLAALRDSLAKWNFRENYPWVSVVDDTSTLGIDNPQANLQDFLWLTFTRSDPARDLYGLNERYVHKHWACEAPLIVDARIKPHHQKAITFDKAVRESALKKLQGIL comes from the coding sequence ATGTACGCCACTCTAGAACAAGCCCTGCTTGATTTGGAAAGAGCAGGGCTTTTGAAACGCATCCACGACGAGGTGGATCCGAACCTGGAAATGGCCGAAATGGCACGAATCGCCTTTGAAAAGGGCGGGCCAGCCCTGCTGTTTGAGAATGTGAAAGGCAGCAAGTTCCCGGCGGTGGCAAACCTTTACGGCACGCAGCAGCGCATGGACTTCCTGTTCCGGGACACCCTGGAATGTACCAAGGCCGCCGTGCTGTTCAAGTCGAATCCCGTAGATTTTTTCAAGCACCCCCACCTCGGGAACCTGATACTGGCGGCAAAAGCCGGACTCCACAGTTTGCCCGTTCAAAACGGAAGCTTGGCCGACTTCGAAGAATGCTCCCTGCAAGACTTGCCGCAAATCAAGTGCGCCCCCGATGACGGCGGAGCATTCCTTACATTACCCCAAGTGGCAAGCCGCCCAGGCAAAAGCGCAAGCGTCATGACCACGAACTTGGGCATGTACCGTATCCAGATTTCCGGCAACGAATACAGCCCCGACGAATGCGGACTCCATTACCAGATCAAGCGGGACATCGCCAGGCATCACCAGAAAGCGATAGAAGAAGGCCGCCCGCTAAAGGTCAGCATTTTCTTGGGAGGGCCGCCGGCACACACCATCGCCGCCATCATGCCCATGCCCGAGAACCTGTCGGAACTGCTTTTCGCTGGGATGCTCTCCGGCCGAAGGTTCCGCTATTTTGTCCATAACGGTTACTTCGTTTCTAGCGACGCGGACTTCTGCATCTTGGGAGAGATGGCGCCGGACTTGAAACCGGAAGGCCCCTTCGCAGACCATGTGGGTTATTACTCCGGAAAGCACCTGTTCCCCTATCTGAAGGTAAAGAAGGTCCTCTGCAAAAAGAACGCCATCTACCCCTTTACCGTAGTAGGCCGCCCGCCGCAAGAAGACACCCTTTTCGGGAATTTCATCCACAAGGTGACAAAGCCCATGGTGCCTGCCTCTTTGCCGGGAGTCCACGCCGTACATGCCGTAGATGCGGCGGGCGTGCACCCGCTTTGCCTCGCCCTTGGCTCGGAAAGTTTCAGGCCTTACGTAAAGCCCGAAGAACGGGAGCCCATGGAGCTTTTGAAGACGGCAAACGCCCTGCTAGGATTTAACCAGGTGAGCCTTACCAAGTACCTGATGATTGCCGCCAAAGAGGACAATCCAAAGCTGGACGTGAACAAGATCCCGGAGTTTTTCGGCCACGTTCTAGAACGAATGCGCACGGACAGGGATTTGCACTTTCAGACAGAAACTACCACGGACACGCTGGACTACACGGGCAGCTCCTTAAATCACGGCTCCAAGCTGGTCATTGCCGCCGCAGGGCCCAAGATTCGCGACCTGCGAAACGATACCGCCGACCTGCAGAGCCTACATCTGCCAGCTGCCTTTACCGATGCCAAAATTGTAATGCCTGGAGTCGTTGTGCTGAAATGGAACAGCGGCATGGCGGAATCCTTCAAGAGCGGACTTGCCGCTTTGCGGGATTCCCTTGCGAAATGGAATTTCCGCGAGAACTACCCATGGGTAAGCGTCGTAGATGACACCTCTACATTGGGCATAGATAATCCGCAAGCCAACCTTCAAGATTTCTTGTGGCTGACCTTTACCCGGTCAGATCCGGCCCGAGATTTATACGGTCTGAACGAGCGTTACGTCCACAAGCACTGGGCCTGCGAGGCCCCCCTGATCGTGGACGCCCGAATCAAGCCCCACCACCAGAAAGCCATTACCTTCGACAAAGCCGTCAGGGAATCGGCCCTAAAAAAACTGCAGGGCATTTTGTAG
- the cysE gene encoding serine O-acetyltransferase: MTIDEIEKELRKDAQELVKREPLSRLMLEEQILSRKNFAEMLSVTLACQLAGEVIDRAELEKIFNELYVKHPELLDDAVHDLRATVLRDPACTGYLEPLLLFKGFQGLQAYRVAHVLWEEDRQFPAKMLQNIISRKFGMDFHPAAKIGHGILVDHATNIVIGETAVVGNNVSFLHGVTLGGTGNEVGDRHPKIGNGVMLGAHAQLLGNIHIGDCAKIGAGAVVLTDVPPHTTYAGVPAVEVGHPDDETPSFNMQQDFTRDCR; encoded by the coding sequence ATGACTATAGACGAAATCGAAAAGGAACTGCGGAAAGACGCACAGGAACTTGTAAAGCGGGAACCCCTTTCCCGCCTGATGCTAGAAGAACAAATCCTGAGCCGCAAGAATTTTGCGGAAATGCTTTCGGTAACGCTTGCCTGTCAGCTGGCAGGAGAAGTCATTGACCGGGCTGAACTGGAAAAGATTTTCAACGAACTGTACGTCAAGCATCCGGAACTTTTGGACGATGCCGTACACGATTTGCGGGCCACCGTACTTCGCGACCCCGCCTGCACCGGATATCTGGAACCGCTTCTTCTTTTCAAGGGTTTTCAGGGTCTACAAGCCTACCGCGTAGCACATGTGCTCTGGGAAGAAGACCGGCAGTTCCCGGCCAAGATGCTCCAGAACATCATCAGCCGCAAGTTCGGTATGGATTTTCACCCGGCGGCAAAGATTGGCCACGGAATTCTCGTGGACCACGCCACCAATATCGTCATCGGTGAAACCGCTGTAGTCGGGAACAACGTGAGCTTTTTGCATGGAGTGACCCTGGGCGGAACCGGCAACGAAGTCGGAGACCGACACCCGAAAATCGGGAACGGCGTGATGCTTGGAGCCCACGCACAGCTTTTAGGGAACATCCACATCGGCGACTGCGCAAAGATTGGCGCCGGAGCGGTAGTGCTGACCGACGTGCCGCCTCACACCACTTACGCAGGGGTCCCTGCCGTAGAAGTAGGCCACCCCGACGACGAAACGCCCAGCTTCAACATGCAGCAGGACTTTACCCGGGACTGCAGGTAG
- the nth gene encoding endonuclease III has translation MARTKSDKIKFIGEKLDELFPNPPIPLDFKSPYTLLVAVVLSAQCTDVRVNQVTKVLFKEASTPSAMVKLGVKRIAEIIKPCGFFNTKSVNIFNLSKTLVEKYKGKVPCTFEELEALPGVGHKTASVVMSHAYKIPAFPVDTHIHRLAERWGLSDGSSVEQTEKDLKKIFPENEWEKRHLQIIYYGRTYCKARGHKVENCPICATIRAKFGNSVAKAKT, from the coding sequence GTGGCCAGAACAAAGTCGGACAAGATCAAGTTTATCGGGGAAAAGCTGGACGAACTTTTCCCGAACCCGCCCATTCCGCTGGATTTCAAAAGCCCATACACGTTACTGGTGGCGGTAGTGCTCAGCGCCCAGTGTACCGACGTACGGGTAAACCAGGTAACCAAGGTTCTTTTCAAGGAAGCCAGCACTCCTTCCGCCATGGTCAAGCTGGGCGTAAAACGCATCGCCGAAATCATCAAGCCCTGCGGATTTTTCAACACCAAGAGCGTAAACATTTTCAACCTGTCCAAGACCCTGGTAGAAAAATACAAGGGGAAAGTCCCCTGCACCTTCGAAGAACTGGAAGCCCTGCCCGGCGTAGGCCACAAGACCGCAAGCGTGGTCATGAGCCACGCCTACAAGATTCCCGCATTCCCGGTGGATACGCATATCCACCGTCTGGCAGAGCGCTGGGGACTAAGCGACGGCAGTAGCGTTGAACAAACCGAAAAAGACCTGAAGAAAATCTTCCCCGAAAACGAATGGGAAAAACGCCACCTGCAGATTATCTACTACGGACGAACCTATTGCAAGGCCCGTGGCCACAAGGTGGAAAACTGCCCTATATGTGCGACCATTCGTGCTAAATTCGGAAACAGTGTCGCAAAAGCTAAAACTTGA
- a CDS encoding pseudouridine synthase — protein sequence MSTVILFNKPYGVLSQFTPEAGHPALDTFGFPAGVYAAGRLDHDSEGALLLTDNGKLIKKLLDPEFEHPRTYLAQVDGQITEEAIGQLQKGVTIKGYRTKPCKAEIATEPDWLWPRNPPVRFRANIPTSWVQLTLIEGKNRQVRHMTADVGFPTLRLIRIKIGNIALGDLQPGQWRKITTPILR from the coding sequence ATGTCCACCGTTATCCTTTTCAACAAGCCCTACGGAGTGCTGAGCCAGTTCACTCCCGAGGCCGGCCACCCCGCCCTGGACACCTTCGGATTCCCGGCCGGTGTTTATGCGGCTGGCAGGCTGGACCACGACAGCGAAGGGGCCCTGCTCCTGACGGACAACGGCAAACTCATCAAGAAACTTCTAGATCCGGAATTCGAACACCCCCGGACCTACCTAGCCCAGGTCGACGGGCAAATTACCGAAGAGGCCATCGGGCAACTACAAAAGGGCGTCACCATCAAGGGATACCGTACCAAGCCCTGCAAGGCCGAAATTGCCACCGAGCCGGACTGGCTCTGGCCTCGCAACCCGCCGGTGCGGTTTCGGGCAAACATACCCACCAGCTGGGTGCAGCTGACTCTTATCGAGGGCAAGAACCGTCAGGTGCGGCATATGACCGCCGACGTCGGGTTTCCGACGCTCCGATTAATCCGTATAAAAATCGGAAACATCGCCCTTGGTGATTTACAACCCGGACAGTGGCGAAAAATCACGACTCCTATTCTAAGGTAA
- a CDS encoding PAS domain S-box protein: MEGKIHSQISDIIVKDMMEGVIAVNCEGVISYVNNATEMILKKTRDQLEGKSVVSAFFESELNDEFNQTIMDAIYDKDGAVHEGLVPYCANGKIIQLHMIASILRENGKKVGVIVVIGDVTEFVEQRARAAEQTQRLLDSVVRTLSQAIDERSSYTANHTRNMVQIAESFLDWLDKTDHPWKFEESRRRSFLMSVWLHDVGKLAVPLEIMDKESKLGAQMKVIEDRFVKISLLDEIAVYRGEITAEEKEARKKDRDVALDEIRRINRAEFVPDEKLELLKKIMVEKYRDESGEEKPILTEEEIENLSIRKGTLNDRERAVIQSHAVVTGRILDQIQFPNEYCHVPIWASEHHELLSGRGYPYHLSGEQIPKEVRLLTILDIFEALTAKDRPYKRPMPIEKAFSILESMVKAGDLDGEILGLFKESKAWEKVTLE; encoded by the coding sequence ATGGAAGGAAAAATTCATTCACAAATTAGTGACATCATCGTCAAGGACATGATGGAAGGGGTGATTGCCGTCAATTGCGAAGGTGTCATCAGCTATGTGAACAACGCCACAGAGATGATTCTCAAAAAAACAAGGGACCAGCTAGAAGGCAAGTCCGTGGTGTCCGCCTTCTTTGAGTCTGAACTCAATGACGAGTTCAACCAGACCATTATGGATGCTATTTATGACAAGGATGGCGCTGTACATGAAGGCCTTGTTCCATACTGTGCCAATGGAAAAATCATCCAATTGCACATGATTGCCTCCATTCTTCGTGAAAATGGGAAGAAGGTTGGGGTCATTGTGGTGATTGGAGATGTGACGGAATTTGTAGAGCAGAGGGCTCGCGCCGCAGAACAGACCCAACGGTTGTTGGACTCCGTAGTCCGGACTCTTTCTCAGGCTATCGACGAACGATCTTCTTATACGGCAAACCATACCCGTAACATGGTCCAGATTGCTGAAAGTTTTTTGGACTGGTTGGACAAGACGGACCATCCTTGGAAATTTGAGGAATCTCGTCGCCGCAGTTTTCTCATGAGTGTCTGGCTTCACGATGTAGGTAAGCTTGCCGTGCCTCTAGAAATCATGGACAAAGAAAGTAAACTGGGCGCCCAGATGAAGGTAATCGAGGACCGGTTTGTCAAGATTTCCCTGCTGGATGAAATTGCCGTATACCGCGGAGAAATTACCGCCGAAGAAAAGGAAGCCCGCAAGAAGGATCGGGATGTTGCTTTGGACGAAATTCGTCGCATCAATCGTGCAGAGTTTGTTCCCGATGAAAAACTGGAACTTCTGAAAAAAATCATGGTGGAAAAGTACCGTGATGAAAGCGGCGAAGAAAAGCCTATTTTAACGGAAGAAGAAATTGAAAATCTTTCTATCCGAAAAGGAACGCTGAATGACAGGGAACGTGCCGTTATCCAGAGCCATGCGGTTGTGACCGGGAGAATCCTTGACCAAATTCAGTTCCCTAACGAATATTGTCACGTGCCGATATGGGCCTCTGAACATCATGAACTTTTAAGTGGACGGGGCTATCCGTACCATTTGAGCGGCGAGCAGATTCCAAAAGAAGTCCGCCTATTGACCATCTTGGATATTTTTGAAGCCCTGACGGCAAAGGACCGCCCTTACAAGAGGCCAATGCCTATAGAAAAGGCATTTTCCATTTTGGAAAGCATGGTGAAAGCGGGTGACTTGGACGGGGAAATCCTTGGACTTTTCAAGGAAAGTAAGGCCTGGGAAAAGGTTACCTTAGAATAG
- a CDS encoding glycoside hydrolase family 9 protein codes for MGFSKNSYFSRFWRYFILAGVSFSFAQDVFITVDQFGYRPSAKKVAVLRSPEKGFDASLSYTPGSTMEVVDSATSKVVFSGAPVAFQEGAIDTASGDKIWWFDFSSVTTPGTYYVRDKSDNLKQSFYFRIKEDVYNDILKAAMRMMFYQRVGMAKEAKYAGKEWADAINHDQDKHARLFTDSTNASTERDVSGGWFDAGDFNKYTIWNGNYIEMLLRAYLEKPRAFTDDYNIPESGNGIPDILDEVKWGMDHLLRMQNTDGSVLSVVDEDHVSPPSAAKGRSYYGAPNAMSAYSAAKAFALGSIVADKRGNTTYAATLKDAAQRAFKWAEAHPDSMFYNNKAEYGTKDLAAGQQEIDTNYVTGARFVVKVAADFAMYEMTEDPKYLKRFEGATDSLPLMRQYGSWALDQYRIAHDLLYLLYLGYKDANAETKSLVQERFVSVFKASNYIVDGLGKDGYRAYIRDYNWGSNSAKASSGLLYEKMENHDAAEDYLHYLHGVNPFGMVYLSNMGIYGAEKSVTAFYHGWFNDENPAPGYLVGGANSRYTWADCCKQYDADHTAKGCGSASNNALCYAISIPVGEPHEKMYSNINSGWPIDSWELTEPSLGYQTYYIRLISHFVQEKGVDIGEKFPSAIKKPVMTSKSHSAFDVTSIHNALLISSPQEAPINICIFNMQGNKVKTVQVSIRGTQKVSLEALPQGYYIARITNGNATKSILIAIR; via the coding sequence ATGGGTTTTTCAAAAAACAGCTACTTTAGTCGCTTTTGGCGTTACTTTATCCTGGCCGGGGTTTCTTTTTCCTTTGCCCAAGATGTTTTCATCACGGTGGACCAGTTCGGTTACCGCCCCTCGGCAAAGAAGGTTGCCGTGCTCCGGTCCCCAGAAAAAGGCTTTGACGCCTCCCTTTCCTACACCCCCGGATCCACCATGGAAGTGGTAGATTCTGCTACATCGAAGGTGGTATTTTCAGGCGCCCCCGTCGCCTTTCAAGAAGGAGCCATCGACACGGCCTCGGGCGACAAAATCTGGTGGTTCGACTTTTCCAGTGTCACTACGCCCGGCACCTACTATGTGCGGGACAAGTCAGACAACCTTAAGCAATCCTTCTATTTTCGTATCAAGGAAGACGTTTACAACGACATTTTGAAGGCCGCCATGCGCATGATGTTCTACCAGCGGGTCGGCATGGCAAAAGAGGCCAAGTACGCAGGCAAGGAATGGGCAGATGCCATCAACCACGATCAGGACAAGCACGCCCGCCTGTTTACAGATAGCACGAATGCCTCTACCGAACGAGATGTAAGCGGAGGCTGGTTCGATGCTGGCGACTTCAACAAGTACACCATCTGGAACGGCAACTATATCGAGATGCTCTTGCGAGCCTATCTAGAAAAACCAAGGGCCTTTACCGACGACTACAACATCCCCGAATCCGGGAACGGCATCCCCGATATCCTGGACGAGGTCAAGTGGGGCATGGATCACCTGCTCCGCATGCAGAATACAGACGGTTCCGTCCTCTCTGTCGTCGACGAAGATCACGTCTCGCCGCCCTCGGCCGCAAAAGGGCGAAGCTACTACGGAGCGCCCAACGCCATGTCGGCCTACTCCGCCGCCAAGGCTTTCGCCCTGGGTTCAATCGTTGCCGACAAGCGTGGGAATACCACCTATGCTGCCACACTGAAAGATGCCGCCCAACGCGCATTCAAATGGGCAGAGGCTCACCCGGATTCCATGTTCTACAACAACAAAGCCGAATATGGAACCAAGGACCTGGCTGCAGGCCAACAAGAAATCGACACCAACTATGTAACAGGAGCACGCTTCGTAGTAAAAGTAGCCGCAGACTTTGCCATGTACGAAATGACCGAAGACCCCAAGTACCTAAAGCGTTTCGAAGGCGCAACCGACAGTCTACCCCTAATGCGCCAGTACGGCAGCTGGGCCCTGGACCAATACCGCATCGCCCACGACCTACTCTACCTGCTTTACCTGGGGTATAAAGACGCCAACGCAGAAACAAAGAGTCTTGTACAAGAGCGTTTCGTGTCGGTATTCAAGGCTAGCAACTACATCGTCGATGGATTAGGCAAGGACGGTTACCGGGCCTACATTCGGGACTACAACTGGGGTTCCAACTCTGCCAAGGCATCGAGCGGACTTCTCTACGAAAAAATGGAGAACCACGATGCCGCCGAAGACTACCTGCACTACCTGCACGGCGTAAACCCCTTCGGCATGGTGTACCTTTCCAACATGGGCATCTATGGGGCAGAAAAAAGCGTCACCGCCTTTTACCATGGCTGGTTTAATGACGAAAATCCTGCGCCCGGATACCTGGTAGGAGGCGCCAACTCCCGCTACACCTGGGCGGATTGCTGCAAGCAATACGATGCCGACCATACGGCAAAAGGCTGTGGAAGCGCAAGCAACAACGCCCTCTGCTATGCGATTTCTATCCCTGTAGGGGAACCCCACGAAAAGATGTACAGCAACATCAACAGTGGCTGGCCCATCGACTCCTGGGAACTCACGGAACCGAGTCTCGGCTACCAGACCTACTACATCCGCTTGATTTCCCATTTCGTTCAAGAAAAGGGCGTGGACATCGGCGAAAAATTTCCAAGCGCCATCAAGAAGCCCGTAATGACATCGAAAAGCCATTCTGCTTTCGACGTCACTTCCATACACAATGCTCTTCTGATAAGCTCGCCGCAAGAAGCCCCCATCAACATCTGCATTTTCAACATGCAGGGCAACAAGGTAAAAACAGTACAAGTAAGCATCCGCGGGACTCAAAAAGTATCGCTTGAAGCACTACCTCAAGGCTACTACATCGCCCGCATCACTAACGGGAATGCCACAAAGAGCATTCTTATCGCCATTAGGTAA
- a CDS encoding fumarate hydratase has product MAFKYEATVQHGEDKTEYVNLGKDGISVAEFEGKKILKVAPEALTKIAQAAFEEVSFRLRPAHTQKVAKILQDPEASDNDKFVALTLLKNACVAAKGILPFCQDTGTAICICHKGQQVWTGADDAKAISEGIYNAYTGKNLRYSQIAPLTMYEEKNTACNLPAQIDIHAEEGADLKFLFVAKGGGSANKTYYWPMTKALLNPKSLEKFISDKVKTLGTAACPPYHLAIVIGGTSAEMNTHTVKLASCGYLDDLPTTGSEGGRMFRDVEMEEKVLHICQKTGIGAQFGGKYFVHDVRVIRCPRHAASCPVSIGVSCSADRNIKAKIDENGLWLEKMEHHPEQYLPKGDAVNMAPAVEIDLDRPMKDVLAELTKYPVKTRLNLKGTMIVARDMAHAKIAEIFDKQEKGEALTDIEKTVLEVVSNHPIYYAGPAKTPEGMPTGSFGPTTAGRMDPYVMRFQSKGASMIMVAKGNRSQDVTDACHKYGGFYLGSIGGPAAILAEQNILSNDIVAFPELGMEAIRKITIKDFPAFILVDDKGNDFFKDLL; this is encoded by the coding sequence ATGGCATTCAAATACGAAGCGACCGTGCAGCACGGCGAAGACAAGACTGAATACGTGAACCTCGGCAAGGACGGCATTTCTGTCGCCGAGTTCGAAGGCAAGAAGATTTTGAAGGTCGCCCCCGAGGCGCTGACCAAGATTGCCCAGGCGGCGTTCGAGGAAGTGAGTTTTCGGCTCCGCCCGGCCCACACCCAGAAGGTGGCAAAGATTTTGCAGGACCCGGAGGCATCGGACAACGACAAGTTCGTGGCCCTCACGCTTTTGAAGAACGCCTGCGTGGCCGCCAAGGGAATCCTCCCGTTCTGCCAGGACACCGGCACTGCCATCTGTATTTGCCACAAGGGCCAGCAGGTCTGGACCGGCGCCGACGACGCGAAGGCGATTTCTGAAGGTATTTACAACGCCTACACCGGCAAGAACCTGCGCTACAGCCAGATTGCCCCCCTCACCATGTACGAGGAGAAGAACACGGCCTGCAACTTGCCCGCCCAGATTGACATCCACGCCGAAGAGGGCGCGGACCTCAAGTTCCTGTTCGTCGCCAAGGGCGGCGGCTCTGCCAACAAGACTTACTACTGGCCCATGACCAAGGCGCTCCTCAACCCCAAGTCTCTTGAGAAGTTTATTTCGGACAAAGTAAAAACCCTCGGTACGGCGGCATGCCCCCCGTACCACCTGGCCATTGTGATTGGTGGAACTTCTGCCGAAATGAACACCCACACAGTGAAACTGGCCAGCTGCGGCTACCTGGACGACCTTCCGACTACGGGTTCCGAAGGCGGACGCATGTTCCGCGACGTGGAGATGGAAGAAAAGGTTCTGCACATCTGCCAGAAGACGGGCATTGGCGCCCAGTTCGGTGGCAAGTATTTTGTGCACGATGTGCGCGTGATCCGCTGCCCGCGCCATGCGGCAAGCTGCCCGGTCTCCATCGGTGTCTCTTGCTCTGCAGACCGCAACATCAAGGCGAAGATCGACGAGAACGGCCTCTGGCTCGAGAAGATGGAACACCATCCGGAACAGTACCTGCCCAAGGGCGATGCCGTGAACATGGCCCCGGCGGTAGAAATTGACCTTGACCGTCCCATGAAGGACGTGCTTGCCGAGCTTACCAAGTATCCGGTGAAGACCCGCCTGAACCTGAAGGGCACCATGATTGTGGCCCGCGACATGGCTCACGCGAAGATTGCCGAAATCTTCGACAAGCAGGAAAAGGGCGAGGCCCTTACCGATATCGAGAAGACCGTGCTCGAAGTGGTGAGCAACCACCCGATTTACTACGCCGGCCCTGCCAAGACTCCGGAAGGCATGCCCACCGGAAGCTTCGGACCCACGACCGCCGGCCGCATGGATCCCTACGTGATGCGCTTCCAGAGCAAGGGTGCTTCCATGATTATGGTGGCGAAGGGCAACCGCAGCCAGGACGTGACCGACGCTTGCCACAAATACGGCGGCTTCTATCTGGGCTCCATCGGCGGCCCGGCGGCTATCCTTGCCGAACAGAACATTTTGAGCAACGACATCGTGGCCTTCCCGGAACTGGGCATGGAAGCCATAAGGAAGATTACCATCAAGGATTTCCCGGCGTTCATCCTGGTGGATGACAAGGGCAACGATTTCTTTAAGGATCTTCTCTAA